Proteins from a single region of Shinella zoogloeoides:
- a CDS encoding LysR family transcriptional regulator VtlR: MPLDWDKLRIFHAAAEAGSFTHAADKLHLSQSAISRQVSALEQDVGIKLFHRHARGLILTEQGEILYRTAHDVLMKLESVRVQLTENTEKPSGKLRITTTVGLGQGWLTDKVQEFLALYPDMQVQLILDNEELDVNMRHADCAIRLREPQQSDLIQRKLFTVHMHVYAAPSYINRYGEPQSIDDFDNHKIITFGEPAPNYLLDVNWLEIAGRDSDNPRPSVLQINSLTSIKRAALLGIGIAMLPDYIVGRDPGLIQLVTNADVPSFDTYFCYPSEMKNSAKLKVFRDFIVAKARNWNF, translated from the coding sequence ATGCCGCTCGATTGGGACAAGCTGCGGATTTTTCATGCCGCGGCCGAGGCGGGTTCGTTCACGCATGCGGCGGACAAGCTGCATCTTTCTCAATCCGCCATCAGCCGCCAGGTCAGCGCGTTGGAGCAGGATGTCGGCATCAAGCTGTTCCACCGCCATGCCCGCGGCCTCATCCTCACCGAACAGGGCGAAATCCTCTACCGCACCGCCCATGACGTGCTGATGAAGCTCGAAAGCGTGCGCGTGCAGCTCACGGAAAACACCGAGAAGCCGAGCGGCAAGCTGCGCATCACCACCACCGTCGGCCTCGGCCAGGGCTGGCTGACGGACAAGGTGCAGGAATTCCTCGCCCTTTACCCGGACATGCAGGTGCAGCTCATCCTCGACAACGAGGAGCTGGACGTGAACATGCGCCATGCCGACTGCGCCATCCGCCTGCGCGAGCCGCAGCAGTCCGACCTCATCCAGCGCAAGCTCTTCACCGTGCACATGCACGTCTATGCCGCGCCGTCCTACATCAACCGCTATGGCGAGCCGCAGTCGATCGACGATTTCGACAACCACAAGATCATCACCTTCGGCGAGCCGGCCCCGAACTACCTGCTGGACGTGAACTGGCTGGAGATCGCCGGCCGCGATTCCGACAATCCGCGCCCCTCGGTGCTGCAGATCAACAGCCTCACCTCGATCAAGCGCGCGGCCCTGCTCGGCATCGGCATCGCCATGCTTCCCGATTACATCGTCGGGCGCGATCCGGGGCTGATCCAGCTCGTCACCAATGCGGACGTGCCGTCCTTCGATACCTATTTCTGCTATCCGAGCGAGATGAAGAACTCGGCCAAGCTCAAGGTTTTCAGGGACTTCATCGTCGCGAAAGCACGCAACTGGAACTTCTGA
- the greA gene encoding transcription elongation factor GreA codes for MVEKVPMTQGGYVKLQEELRWRQQEERPRIIEAIAEARAHGDLSENAEYHAAKEAQSHNEGRITELEDFVARAEVIDLTKMSGSKIKFGAKVKLVDEDTEEEKVYQIVGDQEADVKQGRISISSPIARALIGKEVGDSIEVNAPGGSKAYEILAVTWG; via the coding sequence ATGGTTGAAAAGGTACCGATGACTCAGGGCGGTTACGTCAAGCTGCAGGAAGAGCTGCGCTGGCGTCAGCAGGAAGAGCGCCCGCGTATCATCGAGGCGATTGCCGAGGCGCGCGCCCATGGCGACCTGTCGGAAAATGCCGAGTACCATGCCGCCAAGGAAGCCCAGAGCCACAATGAAGGCCGCATCACGGAGCTGGAAGACTTCGTCGCGCGCGCCGAGGTCATCGACCTCACCAAGATGTCCGGCTCAAAGATCAAGTTCGGCGCCAAGGTGAAGCTCGTCGACGAGGACACCGAGGAAGAGAAGGTCTACCAGATCGTCGGCGACCAGGAAGCCGACGTGAAGCAGGGCCGCATCTCCATCTCCTCGCCCATCGCCCGCGCCCTCATCGGCAAGGAAGTCGGCGATTCGATCGAGGTGAACGCACCCGGCGGCTCCAAGGCCTACGAAATCCTCGCGGTTACCTGGGGCTGA
- the trxB gene encoding thioredoxin-disulfide reductase, giving the protein MSTRHVKVLIIGSGPAGYTAAIYTARAMLAPVLIAGMEQGGQLMITTDVENYPGYADPVQGPWMMEQMLKQAEHVGAEIVNDLVTNVDLDVRPFRISTDSGTEWTADALIIATGAKAKWLGIETEQTFMGFGVSACATCDGFFYRGKDVIVVGGGNSAVEEALYLSNLAKSVTVVHRRDGFRAERILQERLFAKENVKVVWDHEVVEYLGGEAKPPMPAAVNGVKLRNVKTGETRDVETDGVFVAIGHAPAVELFKGKLRQKPNGYLWTAADSTATDVPGVFAAGDVTDDIYRQAVTAAGMGCMAALETEKYLAGHMPVAIAAE; this is encoded by the coding sequence ATGTCCACCCGCCACGTCAAGGTGCTGATCATCGGATCCGGCCCCGCCGGCTACACCGCCGCCATCTACACCGCCCGCGCCATGCTGGCACCCGTGCTGATCGCCGGCATGGAACAGGGCGGCCAGCTCATGATCACCACGGATGTGGAGAACTATCCGGGTTATGCCGATCCGGTGCAGGGCCCGTGGATGATGGAGCAGATGCTCAAGCAGGCCGAACACGTCGGCGCCGAGATCGTCAACGACCTCGTCACCAATGTCGACCTCGACGTGCGCCCCTTCCGCATCTCCACCGACAGCGGAACGGAATGGACCGCCGACGCGCTGATCATCGCGACGGGCGCCAAGGCCAAGTGGCTCGGCATCGAGACCGAACAGACCTTCATGGGCTTCGGCGTTTCGGCCTGCGCGACCTGCGACGGCTTCTTCTATCGCGGCAAGGACGTCATCGTCGTCGGCGGCGGCAACTCGGCCGTCGAGGAGGCGCTTTACCTCTCCAACCTCGCAAAGAGCGTGACGGTCGTACACCGCCGCGACGGTTTCCGCGCCGAGCGCATCCTTCAGGAGCGCCTGTTCGCCAAGGAGAACGTCAAGGTCGTCTGGGACCACGAGGTCGTCGAATATCTGGGCGGCGAGGCCAAGCCGCCGATGCCGGCCGCCGTCAACGGCGTGAAGCTGCGCAACGTCAAGACCGGCGAGACGCGCGACGTCGAGACGGACGGCGTGTTCGTCGCCATCGGCCATGCGCCGGCGGTCGAACTCTTCAAGGGCAAGCTGCGCCAGAAGCCGAACGGCTACCTCTGGACGGCGGCCGATTCCACGGCGACGGACGTGCCCGGCGTATTTGCCGCAGGCGACGTCACCGATGACATCTACCGCCAGGCGGTCACGGCCGCCGGCATGGGCTGCATGGCGGCCCTCGAAACCGAAAAATACCTTGCAGGTCATATGCCTGTCGCAATTGCGGCCGAGTAG
- a CDS encoding glycosyltransferase family 4 protein, whose translation MTDIRNVDVIAPNFKRRLSGVTSTIVQLVPAQVKLGLRIAVLGPGLPDGAGLPKISFGALTGLWRAPAGRTHRIWHARRNNEMGFGLFLRGVLRMPLKLVFTSAAQREHSAYTRFLIRRMDAVIATSDRSASFLKVPFRVIRHGVDLDAFHPPQGHDDTMEATGLPGRHLIGCFGRIRHQKGTDLFVRAMIELLPPYPDWTAVICGRATASHAAFADGLKAEIAAAGLSERIVFMGEVPDVKVWYRRLALYVAPSRNEGFGLTPLEAMASETAVVASDAGAYAEMIAPGETGAVTPAGNYEALRDAIRPYLADPQMTARHAAEGLALVRRTFALENEAKAVNAVYESLK comes from the coding sequence GTGACCGATATCAGGAACGTCGACGTAATCGCGCCGAACTTTAAGCGCCGGCTTTCCGGCGTGACGTCGACGATCGTCCAGCTCGTGCCCGCCCAGGTGAAGCTCGGGCTGCGCATCGCGGTGCTCGGCCCCGGCCTGCCGGACGGTGCCGGCCTGCCGAAGATCAGCTTTGGCGCCCTTACCGGCCTCTGGCGCGCGCCCGCAGGGCGCACGCACCGCATCTGGCACGCGCGGCGCAACAACGAGATGGGCTTCGGCCTTTTCCTGCGCGGCGTGCTGCGCATGCCGCTCAAGCTGGTTTTCACCTCGGCCGCCCAGCGCGAGCACAGCGCCTATACGCGCTTCCTCATCCGCCGGATGGACGCGGTGATCGCCACCAGCGACCGCTCGGCCTCCTTCCTCAAGGTGCCGTTCCGCGTCATCCGGCACGGCGTCGATCTCGACGCGTTCCACCCGCCGCAGGGCCATGACGATACGATGGAGGCGACGGGCCTGCCCGGCCGCCATCTCATCGGCTGCTTCGGCCGCATCCGCCACCAGAAGGGCACCGACCTCTTCGTGCGGGCGATGATCGAGCTTCTGCCGCCCTATCCCGACTGGACCGCCGTCATCTGCGGCCGCGCCACGGCGAGCCACGCGGCCTTTGCCGACGGCCTGAAAGCCGAGATCGCCGCCGCCGGCCTTTCAGAACGCATCGTCTTCATGGGCGAGGTGCCGGATGTGAAGGTCTGGTATCGCCGCCTCGCCCTCTATGTCGCGCCCTCCCGCAACGAGGGCTTCGGGCTGACGCCGCTCGAGGCCATGGCGTCCGAGACGGCGGTCGTCGCCAGCGATGCCGGGGCCTATGCCGAGATGATCGCCCCCGGCGAAACGGGCGCGGTGACGCCGGCCGGAAATTACGAGGCGCTGCGCGATGCGATCCGTCCCTATCTGGCGGACCCGCAGATGACCGCGCGCCATGCCGCCGAAGGGCTTGCGCTTGTACGCCGGACCTTCGCGCTGGAGAACGAGGCAAAGGCCGTCAACGCGGTCTATGAAAGCCTGAAATAG
- a CDS encoding ArsR/SmtB family transcription factor — MTPLDTDEILKALAHPKRLEILAWLKEPQVHFTGQEHPLEFGVCAGQIEKRCDLSQSTVSAHLATLQRAGLVTTRKVGQWVFFKRDEGRIAAFLSHINGAL, encoded by the coding sequence ATGACACCGCTCGACACCGACGAAATCCTCAAGGCCCTCGCCCATCCAAAACGGCTGGAGATTCTCGCCTGGCTGAAGGAGCCGCAGGTGCATTTCACCGGCCAGGAGCATCCACTGGAATTCGGCGTATGCGCCGGCCAGATCGAAAAGCGCTGCGACCTTTCGCAGTCCACCGTTTCCGCCCATCTCGCCACCTTGCAGCGCGCCGGTCTCGTGACGACGCGCAAGGTCGGCCAATGGGTGTTCTTCAAGCGCGACGAAGGCAGGATCGCGGCTTTCCTCAGCCACATCAACGGCGCTCTCTGA
- a CDS encoding Lrp/AsnC family transcriptional regulator: MFRAELDAIDIRILKELQADGRMTNVELAARAGISAPPCLRRVRKLEEAGIIEGYTALLNAPALGYDLVAFCMVGLKHQSEANLKAFAAATGEWPMVRQAWMVSGDSDFLLHCVAENLTRFQDFVIEELTANAQVDTVRTMLTIRQVKKVGLVEL; encoded by the coding sequence ATGTTCCGTGCCGAACTCGACGCCATCGACATCCGCATCCTGAAGGAGCTTCAGGCCGACGGGCGGATGACCAATGTGGAGCTTGCCGCGCGCGCCGGCATTTCCGCGCCGCCGTGCCTGCGCCGGGTGCGCAAGCTGGAGGAGGCGGGCATCATCGAGGGCTATACGGCGCTGCTGAACGCGCCCGCCCTCGGCTACGATCTCGTCGCCTTCTGCATGGTCGGCCTCAAGCACCAGTCGGAAGCGAACCTCAAGGCCTTCGCGGCCGCGACGGGCGAATGGCCGATGGTGCGCCAGGCCTGGATGGTCTCCGGCGACAGCGATTTCCTCTTGCATTGCGTGGCGGAGAACCTCACCCGCTTCCAGGATTTCGTCATCGAGGAACTGACCGCCAATGCGCAGGTCGACACCGTGCGCACCATGCTGACGATCCGGCAGGTCAAGAAGGTCGGGCTGGTGGAGCTGTAA